In Legionella beliardensis, the following are encoded in one genomic region:
- a CDS encoding RT0821/Lpp0805 family surface protein gives MKKIVLATLATSVFLSSCAQINNEGVGSLTGGVVGGLIGSQFGGGSGKVAAAAGGALLGAYLGGNIGRTMDRLDRLEMQKALETAPTGRPVTWRNPDSGNSYTVKPTRTYYTNQQPCREYTTRAIIGGKSQEVYGKACRQADGAWRVVQ, from the coding sequence ATGAAAAAAATAGTATTAGCAACACTTGCAACCTCGGTTTTTTTGTCAAGCTGTGCTCAGATTAATAATGAAGGCGTTGGCTCATTGACAGGTGGCGTTGTTGGTGGTCTGATTGGTAGTCAATTTGGAGGCGGTTCTGGAAAAGTAGCAGCTGCTGCGGGTGGCGCATTATTAGGGGCCTATTTAGGTGGTAATATTGGCCGTACTATGGATAGATTAGATCGCTTAGAAATGCAAAAAGCATTAGAAACTGCGCCAACAGGTAGACCTGTAACTTGGAGAAATCCAGACAGTGGCAACAGCTATACAGTGAAACCAACACGTACTTATTATACTAACCAACAGCCTTGCCGTGAATATACAACGCGCGCAATCATTGGCGGTAAATCACAAGAAGTCTATGGTAAAGCATGCCGTCAAGCAGATGGTGCATGGCGTGTGGTGCAATAA
- a CDS encoding CBS domain-containing protein codes for MANLIYSILPDPRRPVVYIEPSFTVMDCVNLMVTKDIGALVVHDRTELLGLVSERDVVRSCVHLGLDPNQATAGDIVYKEVSILDINDTVEDAMEIITFTKRRHVLINEDNKLVAIISIGDILFSLIEDKTRLIEHLESYIHS; via the coding sequence ATGGCTAATCTCATTTATTCCATTCTCCCAGATCCAAGACGTCCAGTTGTCTATATAGAGCCTTCCTTTACCGTCATGGATTGTGTCAATTTAATGGTCACTAAAGACATTGGGGCATTAGTTGTTCATGACAGAACTGAGCTACTGGGCTTAGTAAGTGAACGTGATGTGGTGCGCTCATGCGTACACCTTGGCCTAGATCCTAATCAAGCCACAGCGGGTGACATTGTTTATAAAGAGGTCAGTATATTAGATATCAATGATACCGTTGAAGATGCGATGGAAATAATAACGTTTACTAAGCGTCGTCATGTTTTGATTAATGAAGATAATAAGCTGGTAGCTATTATTTCTATCGGAGATATTTTGTTTTCATTAATTGAGGACAAGACACGCTTGATAGAACATTTAGAATCTTATATCCATTCATAG
- a CDS encoding DUF2147 domain-containing protein, producing MSQWKSLIAIMVMALLMPLITIAAQTPAGNWTTIDDKTGQKRAVIRLSVSGNTLNGTIVKVYPQPGDSGTCKNCPGGFKNKPILGLRFLWGLKDKGNGVWEDGQILDPKSGKIYRAKITVQGNKLYVRGYVGISALGRTQVWVR from the coding sequence ATGAGCCAATGGAAATCGTTAATTGCGATTATGGTAATGGCGCTGCTTATGCCACTGATTACGATAGCTGCACAAACCCCTGCGGGGAATTGGACAACTATCGATGATAAAACGGGACAAAAAAGAGCGGTGATTAGGTTATCTGTCTCAGGTAATACATTGAATGGAACAATTGTTAAGGTTTACCCACAACCTGGTGATAGTGGCACATGCAAAAATTGTCCAGGTGGTTTCAAAAATAAACCTATTTTAGGTTTGCGTTTTCTCTGGGGTTTAAAAGACAAGGGCAATGGCGTTTGGGAAGATGGTCAAATTTTAGATCCTAAATCAGGTAAAATATACCGTGCTAAAATAACCGTGCAAGGTAATAAGCTATATGTACGGGGTTATGTAGGTATTTCTGCCCTAGGCCGTACGCAAGTCTGGGTTAGATAA
- a CDS encoding outer membrane protein, whose amino-acid sequence MKIAFFSSALLFATTAMSATPINGWYSSIFSGTNYLFDNLSVHKYGLAFTDASYEFGYEVGGRLGLQANQIRYEGELTYLNADLRRFYVNDIRQTHASGNTDAIFAMANAYYDFPDMVEAISPFLGVGIGYGWIKGSLSSRNFYYPTYSYSTTYPAYTYYRNSSNVFAYQATFGFTYNFEENYALNIAYRYIGTNRVDALGKVFQANLATVGVIYRFNEHIYK is encoded by the coding sequence ATGAAAATTGCATTTTTTTCAAGCGCATTGCTATTTGCTACTACAGCAATGAGCGCAACACCAATCAATGGTTGGTATTCAAGTATCTTTTCAGGTACTAATTATCTATTTGATAATCTTAGTGTCCATAAATATGGACTTGCATTTACTGATGCCTCTTATGAGTTTGGTTATGAAGTTGGTGGGCGGCTTGGTTTGCAAGCGAATCAAATCCGCTATGAAGGGGAATTAACTTATCTCAATGCTGACTTGAGAAGATTTTATGTCAATGATATTCGTCAAACCCATGCCAGTGGCAATACAGATGCTATCTTTGCAATGGCTAATGCATATTATGATTTTCCTGATATGGTCGAAGCCATTTCCCCCTTTCTGGGAGTAGGCATTGGCTATGGTTGGATTAAAGGAAGCTTGAGTAGCCGCAATTTTTATTATCCTACCTATTCTTATTCTACTACTTATCCTGCCTATACCTATTATCGCAATTCTAGTAATGTTTTTGCTTACCAAGCTACGTTTGGCTTTACCTATAATTTCGAAGAAAACTACGCACTTAATATCGCTTATCGTTATATTGGAACCAATCGCGTAGATGCATTAGGCAAAGTCTTCCAAGCCAATTTAGCTACTGTTGGAGTTATCTACCGTTTTAATGAACATATTTATAAATAA
- the dnaB gene encoding replicative DNA helicase, which translates to MAEALARKNKQTIDPLKRPPHSAEAEQSIIGGLMLDNQAWDKVNTKLCEADFYRTEHRTLFRAIVDLARKSQPFDVVTLLDTLKTSNELDQAGGETYLFELASNTPSVANISAYADIVREKSVQRQLIGVASDIADAAYNPAGREVTELLDLAETKVFAIAEQTGGDGGPESIKSILVRTVERIDALYHNGDAITGLATGLTDLDELTSGLQPSDLIIVAGRPSMGKTTLVMNMAEHAAIRGGKPVLVFSMEMPSDSLAMRMMSSLGRIDQHRLRTGKLTDDDWPRVTSAVHMLSEAPLFMDDTPGLSPAEMRARARRTAKEYGQLGLIVVDYLQLMKVPGFKAENRTAEISEISRSLKSLAKELKVPVVALSQLNRSLEQRHDKRPVMSDLRESGAIEQDADVICFIYRDEVYNEDSPEKGMAEIIIAKQRNGPIGRVKVAFLGKYTRFEDLAFNGYQE; encoded by the coding sequence ATGGCCGAAGCATTAGCACGAAAAAACAAGCAAACAATTGATCCTTTAAAAAGACCTCCGCATTCTGCAGAAGCAGAACAGTCAATCATTGGTGGCCTCATGCTTGATAATCAAGCTTGGGATAAAGTAAATACAAAATTATGTGAAGCAGATTTTTATCGTACTGAACATCGAACCTTGTTTCGCGCTATTGTTGACCTAGCTCGCAAAAGCCAGCCATTTGATGTTGTGACCTTACTTGATACCTTAAAAACGAGTAATGAACTTGATCAAGCAGGCGGCGAGACGTATCTATTTGAACTAGCTAGCAACACCCCAAGTGTGGCTAATATTTCTGCTTATGCAGACATAGTGCGTGAAAAATCTGTACAACGACAGTTAATCGGTGTAGCAAGTGATATTGCGGATGCTGCCTATAATCCTGCGGGCCGCGAAGTGACTGAGCTACTAGATCTTGCCGAAACCAAAGTATTTGCTATTGCTGAGCAAACAGGGGGTGATGGGGGACCTGAAAGTATTAAGTCCATTTTAGTGAGAACCGTTGAAAGAATAGATGCGCTTTATCATAATGGTGACGCAATTACAGGCCTAGCTACCGGTTTAACTGACTTAGATGAATTAACCTCAGGATTACAGCCTTCTGATTTAATTATTGTTGCCGGTCGGCCATCTATGGGTAAAACAACCCTGGTTATGAATATGGCTGAACATGCTGCTATCCGGGGTGGAAAGCCCGTCTTAGTTTTTTCAATGGAAATGCCCTCAGATTCACTTGCTATGCGTATGATGTCTTCTTTAGGCCGCATTGATCAACATAGACTTCGCACCGGAAAATTAACAGACGATGACTGGCCGCGCGTGACTTCAGCGGTGCATATGTTATCTGAAGCCCCCTTATTCATGGATGATACACCAGGCTTAAGCCCGGCTGAGATGCGGGCAAGAGCAAGAAGAACAGCGAAAGAGTATGGGCAACTAGGCCTTATTGTTGTGGATTATTTACAGCTCATGAAGGTGCCAGGTTTTAAAGCTGAAAATCGCACAGCAGAAATCTCAGAAATATCACGAAGTCTTAAATCCCTCGCTAAAGAATTAAAAGTACCCGTAGTGGCTCTGTCGCAGTTAAACCGTAGTTTAGAGCAAAGACATGATAAACGGCCTGTTATGTCAGATTTACGGGAATCAGGTGCAATCGAGCAAGATGCCGATGTGATTTGCTTTATTTATAGAGATGAAGTTTATAATGAGGATAGTCCTGAAAAAGGCATGGCTGAAATCATTATTGCAAAACAGCGTAATGGTCCCATTGGCAGAGTTAAAGTCGCCTTCCTAGGTAAATATACACGCTTTGAAGATTTGGCCTTTAATGGTTATCAGGAGTAA
- a CDS encoding NAD+ synthase produces the protein MAKQLNVLMAQINPTVAAIDANTDKVISIILHYQEEHDIIVFPELIISGYPAEDLLLRPEFHAQIAKALDKIASVVNDCYVILGHPTLQGNRCFNSASIYFRGERFAIYHKQALPNYGVFDEIRYFVSGQSKPCIVTIEGYQVGLCICEDVWLKQPVDELITAGADTIICINASPFEYNKYQLREDLIREHVKKGAPLLYVNAVGGQDELVFDGQSFAMDETGKVCARAAAFKEEFTTVTLHEKKLTGPITPLLDLNELIYKALICGTKDYVEKNNFPGVLLGLSGGIDSALTLAIAVDALGPNRVQAVMMPSRYTAEMSNTDAQLQIEALGIKSELLPIESVFESILTTLEPTFAGLPKDITEENIQARIRGLFLMALSNKKGNLVLTTSNKSETAVGYATLYGDMAGGFAVLKDVLKTQVYALAHYRNQLSPVIPERVLTRAPSAELVTNQTDQDSLPDYPILDAIITAYMENNLDTEALITKGYDTEVVRKVIRLIKRNEYKRRQAPPGIKISSRAFGRDWRFPITSGFK, from the coding sequence ATGGCTAAACAATTAAATGTATTAATGGCGCAAATTAACCCAACTGTTGCGGCCATTGATGCTAATACTGATAAAGTAATTAGTATCATACTTCATTATCAAGAAGAGCATGATATTATCGTTTTTCCTGAACTCATTATCAGTGGTTATCCGGCTGAAGATTTGCTTTTAAGACCTGAATTTCATGCTCAAATCGCTAAAGCCCTAGATAAAATTGCCAGCGTTGTCAACGATTGTTATGTAATTCTTGGCCACCCTACTTTGCAGGGTAATCGCTGCTTTAATTCTGCAAGCATTTATTTTCGTGGTGAAAGGTTTGCAATCTATCACAAACAAGCTTTACCAAATTATGGCGTGTTTGATGAAATACGTTATTTTGTCTCCGGCCAATCTAAGCCATGTATTGTAACAATTGAAGGCTACCAAGTCGGTCTTTGTATTTGTGAAGATGTCTGGCTTAAACAACCCGTTGATGAACTCATTACGGCTGGCGCCGATACCATCATTTGTATTAACGCGTCTCCTTTTGAATATAATAAGTATCAGTTACGCGAAGATTTAATTCGTGAACATGTTAAAAAAGGAGCTCCTCTTCTGTATGTTAATGCTGTGGGTGGACAAGATGAGCTAGTGTTTGATGGGCAATCCTTTGCTATGGATGAAACGGGTAAGGTGTGTGCTCGCGCAGCAGCGTTTAAAGAAGAATTCACCACCGTTACCTTACATGAAAAAAAATTAACAGGCCCTATCACTCCGTTGTTAGACTTAAATGAATTAATTTATAAAGCCTTAATTTGTGGCACCAAGGATTATGTGGAAAAAAATAATTTTCCCGGCGTCTTACTAGGCCTTTCAGGTGGTATTGATTCTGCATTAACATTAGCCATTGCAGTTGATGCCTTAGGACCAAATCGGGTGCAAGCCGTGATGATGCCATCTCGTTATACGGCTGAAATGAGTAATACTGATGCCCAGCTACAAATTGAGGCGCTAGGTATTAAAAGCGAATTATTACCAATTGAATCTGTATTTGAAAGCATTTTAACTACCTTAGAACCAACCTTTGCTGGATTACCTAAAGACATTACTGAGGAGAATATTCAAGCACGCATTCGTGGTTTATTTTTAATGGCCTTATCAAATAAAAAAGGAAATCTCGTCTTAACAACAAGTAATAAAAGCGAGACGGCAGTTGGTTATGCTACTTTGTATGGCGATATGGCGGGTGGCTTTGCTGTATTGAAAGATGTGTTAAAAACGCAAGTATATGCTCTAGCTCATTATCGTAATCAATTGTCCCCAGTCATACCAGAGCGTGTCCTTACCCGCGCGCCTTCCGCTGAACTAGTAACAAACCAAACTGATCAAGACAGTTTACCCGATTATCCAATCCTTGATGCCATCATTACAGCTTATATGGAAAACAATCTTGATACGGAAGCACTTATTACTAAAGGATATGATACCGAAGTAGTGCGTAAAGTGATTCGCTTAATTAAACGCAACGAATACAAACGCCGCCAAGCTCCCCCAGGCATTAAAATTAGCTCACGCGCATTTGGCCGTGACTGGCGCTTTCCAATTACCTCGGGCTTTAAGTAA
- the alr gene encoding alanine racemase, whose product MTRPTYVQIDKEALLHNLAEIKHYAPGKKIIAMVKANAYGCGLQAVVPVLDGQVYAFGVACAEEAIAIRKLGIASECILFQGIFSADELIAVSQYRLQCVIHQAQQLQWLLANPQPHKIKVWVKINTGMHRLGFAPEQVYSVVEALQNCPWVDAEIGVMTHLACADEPTNPVNQVQLARYHKLKLPAGKFIKSIANSAAIIAIPEAQAEVVRPGIMLYGVSPFLDKSAAQLGLKPVLTFVSAISAIHHYPAGVPIGYGGIWRTKRPSIIGVVAVGYGDGFPRHISSEAHVWINGFVAPIVGRVSMDILTIDLTDYPHAKIGDAVELWGKNIPVESVAKSANTIPYELLCQLSPRVHHNYKLNCG is encoded by the coding sequence GTGACTAGGCCAACCTATGTGCAAATTGATAAAGAAGCATTACTGCATAATTTAGCCGAGATAAAACACTATGCGCCAGGAAAAAAAATAATAGCAATGGTTAAAGCAAATGCCTATGGCTGTGGGCTACAAGCCGTAGTGCCTGTTTTGGATGGCCAGGTTTATGCGTTTGGAGTAGCGTGTGCGGAAGAGGCAATTGCTATACGTAAACTTGGCATAGCCAGTGAATGCATTTTATTTCAAGGTATTTTTAGTGCGGATGAATTAATAGCAGTAAGCCAATATCGGCTGCAATGCGTTATCCATCAAGCTCAACAATTACAATGGTTATTGGCTAATCCTCAACCGCATAAAATCAAGGTTTGGGTTAAAATCAATACAGGTATGCATCGTTTAGGTTTCGCACCAGAACAAGTTTATAGTGTAGTAGAGGCTTTGCAAAATTGCCCTTGGGTGGACGCTGAAATTGGTGTAATGACCCATTTGGCTTGCGCTGATGAACCAACTAATCCTGTTAATCAAGTACAACTCGCTCGTTACCATAAACTTAAATTACCCGCAGGTAAATTTATTAAGAGCATTGCTAATTCAGCTGCCATTATTGCAATTCCTGAGGCACAAGCGGAAGTTGTAAGGCCTGGGATCATGTTATATGGGGTTTCTCCATTCCTTGATAAGTCTGCAGCACAATTAGGTTTAAAACCTGTTTTGACTTTTGTTTCTGCAATTAGTGCCATCCATCACTACCCTGCAGGTGTCCCTATTGGTTATGGTGGTATTTGGCGAACTAAGAGGCCATCTATCATTGGTGTGGTTGCTGTAGGCTATGGTGATGGCTTTCCACGTCATATTAGTTCTGAGGCTCATGTTTGGATTAATGGGTTTGTTGCACCTATTGTTGGCCGAGTTTCTATGGACATCTTAACGATTGATTTAACAGATTATCCTCATGCTAAAATTGGGGACGCTGTTGAGCTTTGGGGGAAAAATATTCCTGTAGAATCAGTAGCTAAATCAGCTAATACCATTCCTTATGAATTACTCTGTCAGTTATCTCCGCGTGTACATCACAATTACAAGCTAAATTGTGGATAA
- a CDS encoding DEAD/DEAH box helicase, with protein MLKDALSRMADVFLPTVLMHGLDYQKKGFVLNIRLSEGLLKARVKDPSSQIYDVHIDLKIWPKQPARCSCQAKNCKHAAASLFALQAKEKIEMKVIKPAVHAENLPFGQQLSFINNHNKKAISATHDVVYLLETELQATRVTAHLALARRLKSGRLSKKIIFHTITESRKQFFTELDDEIITTLALRNHVHGWFERLIIPTSVLLQKILLTRRAYFKDVNEPVAFKVDDEVTFHWQLDIDGTQHLIIGEKQDLLMPILLDKLWYYNEQEQILAELTTSYQSEHLKWLLSLPPVSIAKAHDVAAAIDKVNSELPKPKIYENKLIKEIKPIPILILDAKELEIDKLDPLGTFDSKNYIITCDLLFDYRGIRISGRENYKQLYYEQGSDLIEINRDFVFEQHTLAYYESLLLKYDSLYSQDIHQFLTNAVVLKDYSYASDIAKLHAELVPILKNKGWFVEFNHDIFAEEFSIDAVKWYSEFQEQGNDFFSYQLGILVEGKPVNIIPLIAKLIPKLKAVNLEELSDEKQVALLLPQQKRLQIPLGRIKPLLRFLLQYVTQFNPLDEQLKINHYQLMLMYETEQAFATTSLRWQEAGAIGQKIKQLMNPAAFKENSIPQGLTVHLRDYQQHGLAWLQSLRRGKFGGVLADDMGLGKTIQTLAHLQLEKEQGRMQQASLIIAPTSIIANWYEEAKRCTPNLRVLVFHGSGRQEENFDDYDLIVSTYSLIQRDKTRFTNYQFYYCILDEAQFIKNARAKVTQIILQIKAHQRLCLSGTPLENHLGELWSLFHFLIPGLLGDGKYFRKFFRIPIEKNTDEQRHELLMARIRPFMLRRTKNQVAKELPPKVETTLKIELVGAQRDLYETIRISMQQKVQSAIAKLGLKRSHIILLDALLKLRQVCCDPRLVSINAAEVAHESSAKLDALMTLLDNLIAEKRRILVFSQFTSMIELIEEKLVNRSYDYLKLTGQTINRLELVNKFQEGHVPIFLISLKAGGVGLNLTQADTVIHYDPWWNPAVENQATDRSHRIGQKNTVFVYKLITVGTVEEVIVAIQNKKKHLFEGILNEKLSGLSSITEQDIEQFFLPLKD; from the coding sequence ATGTTGAAAGATGCGTTATCACGGATGGCTGACGTTTTTTTACCTACCGTTTTAATGCATGGTTTGGACTATCAAAAAAAAGGTTTTGTATTAAACATTCGCTTAAGTGAGGGTTTACTTAAAGCGCGCGTAAAAGACCCCTCCAGTCAGATTTATGATGTTCATATAGATTTAAAAATTTGGCCAAAACAGCCGGCTCGTTGTAGCTGCCAGGCTAAAAATTGTAAACATGCAGCAGCTAGCCTGTTTGCTTTACAAGCTAAAGAAAAAATTGAGATGAAGGTTATTAAGCCAGCGGTGCATGCAGAAAACTTACCATTTGGCCAACAGTTATCATTTATTAATAACCACAATAAAAAGGCCATTAGCGCTACCCATGACGTAGTTTACCTACTTGAGACAGAATTACAGGCAACTCGCGTTACAGCTCATCTAGCATTAGCTAGGCGCTTAAAAAGCGGTAGGTTAAGTAAAAAAATTATTTTTCATACTATTACCGAAAGTCGCAAGCAATTTTTTACTGAACTAGATGATGAAATTATTACCACGTTAGCGCTAAGAAATCATGTGCACGGTTGGTTTGAGCGACTAATTATTCCTACTAGCGTTTTGTTACAAAAAATTCTTTTAACACGAAGGGCTTATTTTAAAGACGTTAACGAGCCTGTTGCTTTTAAAGTTGATGATGAAGTGACATTCCATTGGCAATTAGATATTGATGGTACCCAGCATTTAATCATTGGAGAAAAGCAAGATTTACTCATGCCAATTTTGCTAGATAAGCTTTGGTATTATAATGAACAGGAACAAATTTTAGCAGAGCTAACAACTTCTTATCAAAGTGAACACTTAAAATGGCTTCTAAGTTTGCCACCTGTTTCTATTGCTAAAGCACATGACGTAGCGGCAGCAATAGATAAAGTTAATTCAGAGTTACCTAAGCCTAAAATTTACGAAAACAAACTAATTAAAGAGATAAAGCCTATACCAATTCTTATATTAGATGCAAAAGAGTTAGAGATTGATAAGTTAGATCCCTTAGGCACCTTTGATTCTAAAAATTATATTATTACTTGTGATTTATTGTTTGATTACAGAGGTATTCGTATTTCAGGGCGGGAAAATTATAAGCAACTCTACTATGAGCAAGGTAGCGATTTAATTGAGATAAACAGAGACTTTGTATTTGAGCAACACACGTTAGCTTATTATGAATCGCTTTTACTAAAATATGATAGTTTATATAGTCAAGACATTCATCAATTTTTAACAAATGCTGTAGTATTAAAAGATTATAGCTATGCATCAGATATAGCGAAATTACATGCTGAATTAGTACCTATTTTAAAAAATAAGGGATGGTTTGTTGAATTTAATCATGATATTTTTGCGGAAGAATTTAGCATCGATGCAGTTAAATGGTACTCTGAATTTCAAGAGCAGGGGAATGATTTTTTTTCCTATCAATTAGGTATTTTAGTCGAAGGGAAACCTGTTAATATTATCCCTTTAATTGCTAAATTAATACCTAAGTTGAAAGCAGTTAATTTAGAAGAACTATCAGATGAAAAACAAGTTGCCTTATTATTACCTCAGCAAAAAAGATTGCAAATTCCACTCGGCCGAATTAAACCTCTTCTGCGGTTTTTACTGCAATATGTGACGCAATTTAATCCTCTAGATGAGCAATTAAAAATTAATCATTATCAGCTTATGTTAATGTATGAAACAGAGCAAGCGTTTGCTACAACCTCTTTACGTTGGCAAGAAGCTGGAGCTATTGGGCAGAAAATTAAACAATTAATGAATCCTGCTGCTTTTAAAGAAAATTCTATTCCTCAAGGATTAACCGTTCATTTACGCGATTACCAGCAGCATGGCCTGGCTTGGTTACAATCGTTACGGCGAGGTAAATTTGGTGGGGTATTAGCAGATGATATGGGTTTGGGAAAGACAATCCAAACCTTAGCCCATCTACAGTTAGAGAAAGAACAAGGGCGTATGCAGCAAGCCTCTTTAATTATTGCGCCCACAAGTATTATTGCTAACTGGTATGAAGAAGCTAAGCGATGTACACCAAATTTAAGGGTTTTAGTATTTCATGGTAGCGGCCGACAAGAAGAAAATTTTGATGATTACGATCTTATTGTATCTACTTACAGTTTAATTCAGCGAGATAAAACTAGATTTACTAATTATCAATTTTATTATTGCATCTTGGATGAGGCACAATTTATTAAAAATGCTCGTGCTAAAGTAACCCAAATTATTCTACAAATTAAAGCTCATCAGCGACTTTGTTTATCAGGCACACCGCTTGAAAATCACTTAGGTGAGCTTTGGTCACTTTTTCATTTTTTAATACCAGGATTATTAGGCGATGGTAAGTATTTTCGTAAATTTTTTAGAATCCCTATTGAAAAAAATACAGACGAGCAACGTCATGAATTACTAATGGCCCGTATTCGCCCATTTATGCTGCGCAGAACTAAAAATCAAGTTGCCAAAGAATTACCGCCCAAAGTTGAAACCACACTTAAAATAGAATTAGTTGGCGCCCAGCGCGATCTCTATGAAACGATTCGTATAAGCATGCAACAGAAAGTTCAGTCAGCAATTGCCAAGTTAGGATTGAAGAGAAGTCATATTATTTTATTAGATGCCTTACTTAAATTAAGGCAAGTATGTTGCGATCCCCGTTTGGTTTCTATCAATGCTGCTGAAGTAGCTCATGAAAGCTCAGCAAAGTTAGACGCTTTAATGACGCTTTTAGATAATTTAATTGCTGAAAAACGGCGCATCTTAGTTTTCTCGCAATTTACTTCCATGATTGAACTGATTGAAGAAAAATTAGTAAATCGTTCTTATGACTATCTTAAATTAACTGGGCAGACAATAAATCGCTTAGAGCTTGTTAATAAATTTCAGGAAGGACATGTCCCTATCTTTTTAATTAGTCTTAAAGCAGGCGGTGTAGGATTAAATTTAACCCAAGCAGACACAGTGATTCATTATGATCCCTGGTGGAACCCTGCAGTAGAAAATCAAGCAACCGATAGAAGTCATCGTATTGGACAGAAAAACACGGTGTTTGTTTATAAGTTAATTACCGTAGGTACGGTCGAAGAAGTCATAGTAGCCATACAAAATAAGAAAAAACATCTTTTTGAAGGCATTTTAAATGAAAAATTGAGTGGACTTAGTTCAATTACCGAGCAAGATATCGAACAGTTCTTTTTACCGCTTAAAGATTAA